The Lutibacter profundi genome includes a region encoding these proteins:
- the lepB gene encoding signal peptidase I codes for MTMTQWFIFFLIIQVIHFLGTWKLYIKAGRKSWEAIIPIYNAIILMKIIKRPTWWIILLFIPIINLLMFPVIWIETIRSFGKNSTVDSFLAVLTLGFYTYYINYLTNVKYIEDRSLKSRTELGEWVSSIVFAIVAATLVHTYFMQPYTIPTSSLEKSLLVGDFLFVSKFHYGARTPMTVIAAPMVHDSLPFIKAKSYLKKPQLPYFRLPGFQNIKRNEIVVFNWPTDTVRFFRDNSKIHVDKPIDKKSNYVKRCVGVPGDSLEIKDGYIFINGKQTVLPDRAKPQYFHHVIVKEGFNPQSLMTRYQSTELGGGNNGEYYVNLTDVNARKLKNNPLVKSVIKDISPKGNYDSTLFPHNEQYKWSRDNYGPIYIPEAGKTVELNAKSLPFYKRIIEVYENNNLTVNGDEIFINGKLASTYTFKQNYYWMMGDNRHNSEDARYWGYVPFDHVVGKPVFIWFSWNSNAQGIANKIRWERVFTTVHGSGKPVSYLYYFLGALALWFGYSSYRKRKKEEG; via the coding sequence ATGACAATGACTCAATGGTTTATATTTTTTTTAATAATTCAAGTAATTCACTTTTTAGGAACGTGGAAATTATACATAAAAGCAGGTAGAAAATCTTGGGAAGCAATAATCCCTATTTACAATGCAATTATATTGATGAAAATAATAAAAAGACCTACTTGGTGGATAATTTTATTGTTTATACCTATTATAAATTTATTGATGTTTCCCGTAATTTGGATTGAAACTATTCGAAGTTTCGGAAAAAATTCAACCGTTGATTCCTTTTTAGCGGTTTTAACACTAGGTTTTTACACGTATTACATAAATTATTTAACAAATGTTAAATATATTGAAGATCGAAGTTTAAAATCTAGAACTGAATTAGGGGAATGGGTAAGTTCTATTGTTTTTGCCATTGTTGCTGCAACATTGGTTCATACTTATTTTATGCAACCATATACCATTCCAACCTCATCATTAGAAAAATCATTATTAGTTGGTGACTTTTTATTTGTAAGTAAGTTTCATTATGGAGCTAGAACTCCCATGACAGTAATTGCAGCTCCAATGGTTCATGACTCTCTCCCTTTTATTAAAGCAAAATCTTATTTAAAAAAACCTCAACTACCTTATTTTAGGTTACCTGGGTTTCAAAATATTAAACGAAATGAAATTGTTGTTTTTAACTGGCCTACAGATACCGTTCGTTTTTTTAGAGATAATTCTAAAATTCATGTTGATAAACCTATTGATAAAAAATCAAATTATGTAAAACGTTGTGTTGGTGTTCCAGGAGATTCTTTAGAAATTAAGGATGGTTACATTTTTATTAATGGAAAACAAACAGTACTACCTGATAGAGCAAAACCTCAATATTTTCACCATGTAATTGTAAAGGAAGGTTTTAATCCTCAAAGTTTAATGACAAGGTATCAATCTACAGAATTAGGAGGTGGAAACAATGGAGAATATTATGTAAACCTAACGGATGTAAATGCACGAAAGCTAAAAAATAATCCATTAGTTAAAAGTGTAATAAAAGATATTTCTCCTAAAGGAAATTATGATTCAACTTTATTCCCTCATAACGAACAATACAAATGGTCACGAGATAATTATGGGCCAATTTATATTCCTGAAGCAGGTAAAACAGTTGAATTAAACGCTAAATCTTTACCATTTTACAAACGAATTATTGAGGTTTATGAAAATAATAATTTAACTGTTAACGGAGATGAAATTTTTATCAATGGAAAATTAGCAAGTACATACACCTTTAAACAAAATTATTATTGGATGATGGGTGACAACAGACATAATTCTGAAGATGCCCGTTATTGGGGTTACGTTCCTTTTGACCACGTAGTTGGCAAACCTGTTTTTATTTGGTTTAGCTGGAATAGTAATGCACAAGGAATTGCAAATAAAATTAGATGGGAGCGTGTGTTCACAACTGTTCATGGTAGTGGAAAACCAGTTTCGTACTTATACTATTTTTTAGGAGCTTTAGCTCTTTGGTTTGGTTACAGTTCTTATAGAAAACGCAAGAAAGAAGAAGGATAA
- the dapB gene encoding 4-hydroxy-tetrahydrodipicolinate reductase, giving the protein MKIALLGYGRMGKTIEQIALDKGHEIVLKVGKNTKNYDITLADVAIDFSIPSMAFENIANCLNNNIPVVSGTTGWLDKFNDVTALCKKKKGSFIYASNFSIGVNVFFKLNEYLAKIIAHLNNYQVSIEEIHHTKKLDKPSGTAITLAEDILKHSSKDNWSLNVTNNKNEIPIASKRIPDVPGTHAIKYESAEDTIEIKHTAHNRNGFALGAIIAAEWLVDKTGVFTMKDVLDLK; this is encoded by the coding sequence ATGAAAATTGCTTTATTAGGTTATGGAAGAATGGGGAAAACAATTGAACAAATTGCTTTAGATAAAGGTCATGAAATTGTGTTAAAAGTTGGTAAAAACACTAAAAATTACGATATAACTTTAGCGGATGTAGCTATTGATTTTAGTATTCCTTCAATGGCTTTTGAAAATATTGCTAATTGTTTAAACAACAATATTCCTGTAGTTAGTGGAACCACTGGCTGGTTAGATAAATTTAATGATGTTACTGCACTTTGCAAGAAAAAAAAAGGAAGTTTTATTTATGCCTCTAATTTTAGTATAGGTGTTAATGTTTTCTTTAAATTGAATGAATATTTAGCTAAAATAATAGCTCATTTAAACAACTACCAAGTATCAATAGAAGAAATTCATCATACCAAAAAACTTGACAAACCTAGTGGTACTGCAATAACGTTGGCCGAAGATATTTTAAAACATAGCTCTAAAGATAATTGGTCTTTAAATGTAACAAATAATAAAAATGAAATACCTATAGCATCAAAACGTATTCCTGATGTTCCCGGAACTCATGCAATCAAATATGAATCAGCAGAAGATACAATTGAAATAAAACACACAGCACACAATAGAAATGGATTTGCTTTAGGAGCTATAATTGCAGCTGAGTGGCTGGTTGATAAAACAGGCGTTTTTACAATGAAAGATGTTTTAGATTTAAAATAA
- a CDS encoding ParA family protein: MGKIIAIANQKGGVGKTTTTVNLAAAMGVLEKKVLLIDADPQANASSSLGIVVEAVEKGSYQLLEHTITAKEAIVSTNSPNVDIIPAHIDLVAIEIELVDKNKREFKLKEALESIKNEYDYIFIDCAPSLGLITLNALIAADSVIIPIQCEYFALEGLGKLLNTIKSVQKIHNENLDIEGLLLTMYDSRLRLSNQVVEEVKKHFQNMVFKTIIKRNVRLSEAPSYGESIIAYDATSKGAINYINLANEILKSHNKDGKSY; the protein is encoded by the coding sequence ATGGGAAAAATTATTGCAATAGCCAATCAAAAAGGTGGTGTTGGTAAAACTACAACAACTGTGAATTTAGCAGCTGCAATGGGCGTACTAGAAAAAAAGGTATTACTAATTGATGCCGATCCGCAAGCTAATGCATCTTCAAGCCTTGGCATTGTTGTTGAAGCTGTTGAAAAAGGAAGCTATCAATTGCTAGAACATACAATTACAGCTAAAGAAGCCATTGTTTCAACCAATTCTCCAAATGTAGATATTATTCCTGCACACATAGATTTAGTAGCCATAGAAATTGAATTGGTAGATAAAAATAAGCGTGAATTTAAGCTAAAAGAAGCTCTTGAAAGTATTAAAAATGAATATGATTACATATTTATTGATTGTGCCCCTTCACTTGGACTAATTACTCTTAATGCTCTTATTGCAGCAGATTCTGTAATTATACCCATTCAATGTGAATATTTTGCTTTAGAAGGATTAGGGAAATTGTTAAATACCATAAAAAGTGTTCAAAAAATACACAATGAAAATTTAGATATTGAAGGCTTATTGCTCACTATGTACGACTCGCGTTTGCGTCTTTCAAACCAAGTAGTAGAAGAGGTAAAAAAACACTTTCAAAATATGGTTTTTAAAACCATTATTAAGCGTAACGTTCGGTTAAGCGAAGCCCCAAGTTATGGAGAAAGCATTATTGCCTACGATGCAACTAGTAAAGGTGCCATAAATTATATTAACTTAGCAAACGAAATTTTAAAATCACATAATAAGGATGGCAAAAGCTACTAA
- a CDS encoding DUF5683 domain-containing protein produces MLNKQLFIFIFITSLTIVHCFSQENGALNVNDTDFGNSNIYNPLSPSKAAFYSAILPGLGQAYNKKYWKIPIVYAALGTSIYFYSSNNTNYNRARTAFKLMKDGKPHEFDGVNGNILLSEEALITAQKGYKKDRDLSLLVTVALYALQVIEASTNAHLLQHNVDNNLSISPKLIKNSINQRPIVGAQINFNF; encoded by the coding sequence GTGTTAAATAAACAGTTATTCATATTTATTTTTATAACTTCTTTAACTATTGTCCATTGTTTTTCTCAAGAAAATGGTGCCTTAAATGTTAATGATACAGACTTTGGCAACTCAAACATTTACAATCCTCTTTCTCCTTCAAAAGCGGCGTTTTATTCAGCTATTTTACCTGGATTAGGACAAGCATACAACAAAAAATATTGGAAAATCCCAATTGTTTATGCTGCATTAGGTACTAGTATTTATTTTTACAGTTCAAATAACACTAATTATAATAGGGCTAGAACTGCTTTTAAATTAATGAAAGATGGAAAACCACATGAATTTGATGGAGTGAATGGTAATATTTTATTATCAGAAGAAGCTTTAATAACTGCCCAAAAGGGATATAAAAAAGATAGAGATTTATCATTATTGGTAACTGTTGCTTTATATGCTCTACAAGTTATTGAAGCTAGTACCAATGCACACTTATTGCAACATAATGTAGATAACAATTTATCTATAAGTCCTAAGTTAATTAAAAACTCAATAAACCAAAGGCCAATAGTTGGTGCACAAATTAATTTTAATTTTTAA
- the ettA gene encoding energy-dependent translational throttle protein EttA, whose product MADDKKVIFSMSGVSKAYQGANKQVLKNIYLSFFYGAKIGILGLNGSGKSTLLKIIAGLEKSYQGDVIFAPGYSVGYLSQEPLLDETKTVLDIVKEGVAETVAILDEYNKINDLFGLEEVYSDADKMDKLMAQQAVLQDKIDAANAWELDTKLEIAMDALRTPEADTPIKNLSGGERRRVALCRLLLQEPDVLLLDEPTNHLDAESVHWLEHHLQQYKGTVIAVTHDRYFLDNVAGWILELDRGEGIPWKGNYSSWLDQKSKRLAQESKTASKRQKTLERELEWVRMAPKGRHAKSKARLANYEKLMSQDQNQLDAKLEIYIPNGPRLGTNVIEAKGVSKAYGDKLLYENLEFNLPQAGIVGVIGPNGAGKTTIFKMIMGEENPDKGEFKVGDTAKIAYVDQSHSNIDTEKTIWQNFSDEQELIMMGGKQVNSRAYLSRFNFSGSEQNKKVSALSGGERNRLHLAMTLREEGNVLLLDEPTNDLDVNTLRALEEGLENFAGCAVVISHDRWFLDRVCTHILAFEGNSEVYFFEGSFSDYEENKKARLGGDLMPKRIKYKKLIR is encoded by the coding sequence ATGGCTGACGATAAAAAAGTAATTTTTTCAATGTCTGGAGTAAGCAAAGCTTACCAAGGCGCAAACAAACAAGTTTTAAAAAACATATACTTAAGTTTTTTTTATGGGGCTAAAATTGGAATTTTAGGTTTAAATGGTTCTGGAAAATCAACTTTATTAAAAATTATTGCAGGCCTTGAAAAAAGTTATCAAGGCGATGTGATTTTTGCTCCAGGTTATTCAGTTGGATATTTATCTCAAGAACCTCTTTTAGATGAAACGAAAACTGTTTTAGATATTGTAAAAGAAGGTGTTGCTGAAACAGTAGCCATTTTAGATGAGTACAATAAAATAAATGATTTATTTGGGTTAGAGGAAGTGTATTCCGATGCTGATAAAATGGATAAGCTAATGGCTCAACAGGCCGTACTTCAAGATAAAATTGATGCAGCAAACGCTTGGGAATTAGATACTAAATTGGAAATAGCAATGGATGCATTACGCACTCCGGAAGCTGATACTCCAATCAAAAATCTTTCAGGAGGTGAGCGTAGAAGAGTAGCCTTATGTAGGTTATTATTGCAAGAACCCGATGTACTGTTGTTAGATGAGCCAACAAATCACTTAGATGCAGAATCTGTACATTGGTTAGAACATCACCTACAACAATATAAAGGGACTGTGATTGCTGTAACTCATGATAGATATTTTTTAGACAATGTTGCTGGCTGGATTTTAGAATTGGATAGAGGAGAAGGTATACCTTGGAAAGGAAATTATTCGTCTTGGTTAGATCAAAAATCCAAACGATTGGCGCAAGAATCAAAAACAGCATCTAAGCGTCAAAAAACTTTAGAGCGAGAATTAGAATGGGTAAGAATGGCTCCAAAAGGCCGTCATGCAAAATCAAAAGCACGTTTGGCTAATTATGAAAAGTTAATGAGTCAAGATCAAAATCAATTAGATGCAAAATTAGAAATTTATATTCCTAATGGTCCACGTTTAGGAACAAATGTTATTGAAGCCAAAGGAGTGTCAAAAGCTTACGGAGATAAATTATTGTATGAAAATTTAGAATTTAATTTACCACAAGCTGGTATTGTAGGTGTTATTGGCCCAAATGGAGCTGGGAAAACAACTATTTTTAAAATGATAATGGGTGAAGAAAACCCAGATAAAGGAGAATTTAAGGTTGGTGATACTGCAAAAATAGCTTACGTAGACCAAAGTCATTCAAACATAGATACTGAAAAAACAATTTGGCAAAACTTTTCTGATGAACAAGAATTAATTATGATGGGAGGAAAACAAGTTAATTCTCGTGCCTATTTGAGTCGATTTAATTTTTCAGGAAGTGAACAGAATAAGAAAGTAAGTGCGCTTTCTGGAGGAGAAAGAAATCGTTTACATTTAGCAATGACATTGCGTGAAGAAGGAAACGTTTTATTATTAGATGAACCAACCAATGATTTGGATGTAAATACATTGAGAGCACTGGAAGAAGGTTTGGAAAACTTTGCAGGTTGTGCTGTTGTAATTAGCCATGATAGATGGTTTTTAGACAGAGTTTGTACACATATTTTAGCTTTTGAAGGTAATTCTGAAGTCTATTTTTTTGAGGGTTCATTCTCAGATTACGAGGAAAATAAAAAGGCTAGACTTGGTGGAGATTTAATGCCTAAGCGTATTAAATATAAAAAGTTGATTAGGTAA
- a CDS encoding WbqC family protein, protein MVLLQPTYFSPIIQYVTIAKSKKIIFEIEDNFQKQTYRNRCYIYTANGKHSLNIPIQHSRGIKQKTKDIKIDYKDDWQKLHLKTLKTAYSSSPFFEFYIDDLRPIFEKRIPFLLDLNLKCHEFIMDALQLEIPTSKTTEFLKETEYLDIRYLAIAKPEKIVNLKNYYQVFNTNHGFISNLSILDLLFMEGPNALNYLENQKINL, encoded by the coding sequence ATGGTTTTACTACAACCAACATATTTTTCACCGATAATACAATATGTTACAATAGCAAAATCAAAAAAAATTATATTTGAAATAGAAGATAATTTTCAAAAACAAACTTACAGAAATCGTTGCTATATATATACAGCCAATGGTAAGCATTCATTAAATATCCCTATTCAACATAGCAGAGGTATAAAGCAAAAAACAAAAGATATAAAAATTGATTATAAGGATGATTGGCAAAAATTACATTTAAAAACGTTGAAAACAGCATATAGTTCTTCTCCTTTTTTTGAATTTTACATTGATGATTTACGACCAATATTTGAAAAAAGAATCCCCTTTTTATTAGATTTAAATTTGAAGTGCCATGAATTTATAATGGATGCCTTACAATTAGAAATACCAACTTCAAAAACAACTGAATTTCTAAAAGAAACTGAATATTTAGATATTCGTTATTTAGCAATTGCAAAACCTGAAAAAATAGTTAATCTAAAAAATTACTATCAGGTATTTAACACTAATCATGGTTTTATTTCTAATTTAAGTATTTTAGATTTACTTTTTATGGAAGGCCCAAATGCTTTAAATTATTTAGAAAATCAAAAAATAAATTTATAA
- a CDS encoding aminoacyl-histidine dipeptidase gives MNKEIRELEPKALWNNFADLNAVPRGSKKEEKVIQFMVDFGKKLNLETIVDPVGNVIIKKPASKGMENRKPVVMQGHLDMVHQKNADTNFDFDTEGIKMKIEDGWVRADGTTLGADNGLGVAAIMSVLESSNIKHPPLEALFTIDEETGMTGAMGLQAGYLDGEILLNLDTEEDDEIDIGCAGGIDITVKNVYHEVHTPTNSVGFSISVTGLNGGHSGMDIHKGLGNANKIMNRLLYESQDFIRISEINGGSLRNAIPRESFAIISVYNAKKNTFLKKINNVITEIKQELNTVDPNLEILITETDAPKKVMTTISQITLLNAIYAAHNGVYRMSNDMEDLVETSNNIARVIVKDEEITILCLTRSSVETSKFDLANALKATFELGGYQVTLSGSYPGWKPNVNSQILNVLTETYEKLFHSKAAVVACHAGLECGILGTNYPDMDMISFGPTIQGAHSPDEKANIKSAQKFWKYLLEILEHIPTKN, from the coding sequence ATGAATAAAGAGATCAGAGAACTAGAACCTAAAGCTCTTTGGAATAATTTTGCTGATTTAAATGCAGTTCCAAGAGGTTCCAAAAAAGAAGAAAAAGTAATCCAGTTTATGGTAGACTTTGGAAAAAAATTAAACCTCGAAACAATTGTTGATCCCGTTGGGAATGTTATTATAAAAAAACCTGCTTCAAAAGGAATGGAAAATAGAAAACCTGTTGTAATGCAAGGACATTTAGACATGGTTCATCAAAAAAATGCTGATACTAATTTTGATTTTGATACAGAAGGTATTAAAATGAAAATTGAAGATGGCTGGGTACGTGCAGATGGAACAACACTTGGTGCTGACAACGGTTTGGGAGTTGCTGCAATAATGAGTGTTTTAGAATCAAGTAACATTAAACACCCTCCTTTAGAAGCCTTATTTACCATTGATGAAGAAACTGGAATGACTGGTGCAATGGGACTACAAGCTGGATATTTAGATGGAGAAATATTGCTTAACCTAGATACAGAAGAAGATGATGAAATTGATATAGGTTGTGCTGGAGGAATTGACATTACTGTTAAAAATGTTTATCATGAGGTGCATACTCCTACAAATAGTGTTGGATTTTCAATATCTGTAACTGGATTAAACGGTGGACATTCTGGGATGGATATACATAAAGGTCTTGGAAATGCTAATAAAATTATGAATCGTTTATTATATGAATCTCAAGATTTTATTAGAATATCAGAAATAAATGGGGGAAGTTTAAGAAATGCTATACCTCGAGAAAGTTTTGCTATAATTTCTGTTTATAACGCTAAAAAAAATACTTTTTTAAAAAAAATAAATAACGTTATAACCGAAATTAAACAAGAGCTAAACACTGTTGACCCTAATTTAGAAATTTTAATTACCGAAACCGATGCTCCTAAAAAAGTAATGACAACTATAAGTCAAATTACATTACTTAACGCTATTTATGCCGCACACAATGGCGTATATAGAATGAGTAATGATATGGAAGATTTAGTTGAAACTTCAAATAATATAGCCCGTGTGATTGTTAAAGATGAAGAAATTACAATTTTATGCCTAACAAGGTCGTCTGTTGAAACATCAAAATTTGACTTGGCAAATGCCTTAAAAGCTACATTTGAATTAGGAGGGTATCAAGTTACACTTTCAGGTTCTTATCCTGGTTGGAAACCTAACGTAAACTCTCAAATATTAAACGTTTTAACTGAAACTTATGAGAAATTATTTCATAGTAAAGCAGCTGTTGTAGCTTGCCATGCAGGTCTAGAATGTGGTATTCTCGGTACAAATTATCCAGATATGGATATGATTTCGTTTGGGCCAACAATCCAAGGTGCTCATTCACCTGATGAGAAAGCCAATATTAAATCTGCTCAAAAATTTTGGAAATATTTACTTGAGATTTTAGAACATATACCTACCAAAAATTAA
- a CDS encoding ParB/RepB/Spo0J family partition protein produces the protein MAKATKKQALGRGLSALLNNSSSDINSANDKNADKIVGSIIEIEMDLIDVNPFQPRSYFNEESLLELASSIRELGVIQPITIRKLEGNKFQLVSGERRFRASKLIGNTTIPAYIRIANDQEMLEMALVENIQRKDLDPIEVALSYQRLIEEIDLTQEEMSKRVGKKRSTISNYLRLLKLDPIIQTGMRDGFLTMGHGRALINVEKIEDQLDIYEKIIQQKLSVRQTEQLVKGLREDTITKPKKISNNTETPKFISQSLKTFSEYFGHKINIKLAGKDKGKIIIPFHSEEDFNRIKKLLQ, from the coding sequence ATGGCAAAAGCTACTAAAAAACAAGCACTTGGAAGAGGGTTATCTGCCTTATTAAATAATTCAAGCTCAGATATTAATTCAGCGAATGATAAAAATGCAGATAAAATTGTAGGTTCTATTATTGAAATAGAAATGGATTTAATTGACGTAAACCCATTTCAACCTAGAAGTTATTTTAATGAAGAATCCCTTCTTGAATTAGCAAGTTCTATTAGAGAATTAGGAGTTATTCAACCTATTACTATTCGTAAATTAGAAGGGAATAAATTTCAATTAGTTTCTGGGGAAAGAAGATTTAGAGCTTCAAAATTAATTGGAAACACTACAATTCCTGCATATATAAGAATTGCCAACGACCAAGAAATGCTTGAAATGGCCTTGGTTGAAAATATACAACGTAAAGATTTAGATCCTATTGAAGTTGCTCTTTCATACCAACGATTAATTGAGGAAATAGACTTAACTCAAGAAGAAATGAGCAAACGTGTTGGAAAAAAACGTTCCACTATTAGTAATTACCTAAGGTTACTAAAACTAGACCCTATTATTCAAACGGGTATGCGTGATGGTTTTTTAACTATGGGACATGGTAGAGCATTAATAAATGTTGAAAAAATAGAAGACCAATTAGATATTTATGAGAAAATAATTCAACAAAAATTATCGGTTCGTCAAACAGAGCAATTAGTTAAAGGTCTTAGAGAAGATACAATTACCAAACCGAAAAAAATTTCTAACAATACTGAAACTCCAAAATTTATTTCTCAAAGTTTAAAGACTTTTAGTGAATATTTTGGGCATAAAATTAATATTAAATTGGCAGGGAAAGACAAAGGTAAAATTATTATTCCTTTCCATTCTGAAGAAGATTTCAATAGAATTAAAAAATTATTACAATAG
- a CDS encoding DUF6122 family protein translates to MDILRFLTHYGMHFLVPGVIAYLFFKNNWKKVWLLFILTMLVDLDHLIATPLFDATRCSINFHPLHSYYAIGLYLLLLFVPKLRILAIGLLFHMFTDFIDCFWI, encoded by the coding sequence GTGGATATTCTTAGATTCCTAACACACTATGGAATGCACTTTTTAGTTCCGGGTGTTATAGCCTATTTATTTTTTAAGAATAATTGGAAAAAAGTATGGTTACTATTTATCTTAACTATGTTAGTAGATTTAGATCACTTAATTGCTACACCGTTGTTTGATGCTACTAGATGTAGCATCAATTTTCATCCGCTTCACTCCTATTATGCAATTGGGTTGTATCTCTTATTGCTTTTCGTCCCTAAATTAAGAATACTAGCAATTGGATTACTTTTTCATATGTTCACTGATTTTATAGACTGTTTTTGGATTTAA
- a CDS encoding NAD(P)H-dependent oxidoreductase, with translation MNILDSLEWRYATKKFDPSKKLTNQQIETLKKAFNLTPTSFGLQPIKLIVINNKEIQEKFVEHAYFQRQVADASHLLILCIEEDTTTDDINAYFDMEKRIRNIDEKVISDFRKQLIDMYKNKTVEEKQQSAKNQTYIALGNLMTVCAAEKIDACPMEGFVPEKIDELLNLKNLNLKSVLLLPVGFRAEDDIMSGMKKVRKPLSESIIELS, from the coding sequence ATGAACATACTTGATAGCTTAGAATGGAGATATGCTACTAAAAAATTTGATCCCTCAAAAAAATTGACAAATCAACAAATTGAAACGCTAAAAAAAGCTTTCAATTTAACACCCACATCTTTTGGTTTACAACCTATAAAATTAATTGTAATTAACAATAAAGAAATCCAAGAAAAATTTGTAGAACATGCCTATTTTCAACGTCAAGTTGCTGATGCCTCTCATTTATTAATTTTATGTATTGAAGAAGACACAACAACTGATGACATTAATGCTTATTTTGATATGGAGAAGCGAATAAGAAATATTGATGAAAAAGTAATTTCAGACTTTAGAAAACAACTGATTGATATGTACAAAAACAAAACAGTTGAAGAAAAACAGCAATCTGCTAAAAACCAAACATATATTGCCTTAGGAAATTTAATGACTGTTTGTGCCGCAGAAAAAATTGATGCCTGCCCAATGGAAGGTTTTGTTCCAGAAAAAATAGATGAATTGTTAAATTTAAAAAACTTAAATTTAAAATCTGTTTTATTACTACCTGTAGGTTTTAGAGCAGAAGATGATATTATGAGTGGCATGAAAAAGGTAAGAAAACCACTGAGTGAAAGTATTATAGAATTATCATAG
- a CDS encoding CAL67264 family membrane protein gives MNKNTVLAWATVIMIIVGLGLIALGAFRYNDVAGWGFASVGVGFFAIAWVFNALKGRV, from the coding sequence ATGAATAAAAACACAGTATTAGCTTGGGCTACAGTAATTATGATTATAGTTGGATTGGGGCTTATTGCACTAGGAGCTTTTAGATATAATGATGTTGCAGGTTGGGGGTTTGCCTCGGTAGGAGTAGGTTTTTTTGCAATAGCCTGGGTATTTAATGCATTAAAAGGTAGAGTTTAA